The following are from one region of the Phycisphaerae bacterium genome:
- the fliM gene encoding flagellar motor switch protein FliM, with amino-acid sequence MADVLDQSEVDALLAAVETGSVGTSRREPGREKRVNKELHPYDFKRPERVSKEQMRALEGIHDTFARNFGASLSGFLRTIVEVRVATTEQLTYSEFIYSLPNPTNFNLLSVEPLEGQVCLEISPLIIYPILDRLMGGTNSELFIPQRPLTMIEQRLVNRLTTRALTTLNEAWTDLVEVEFKVAEFESNPHLVQIVAPNEIVVVIGFEIKMGGRAGTMSLCIPFNVIEPVVDKLVTQGWLAYQRRSTATDRSEEIARALGATYVDVEAYLAETTITVNELLSLAPGDLIQTGKPHESEIILQVESRNKFAGRLGRHKENLAVKINRRAEVEEPL; translated from the coding sequence GTGGCTGACGTTCTTGATCAAAGCGAAGTGGATGCCCTGCTGGCTGCCGTCGAAACCGGTAGCGTGGGCACGTCGCGCCGCGAACCCGGACGCGAGAAGCGGGTCAACAAGGAATTGCACCCGTACGACTTCAAGCGTCCCGAGCGCGTCAGCAAGGAGCAGATGCGGGCACTCGAGGGCATTCACGACACCTTCGCCCGTAACTTCGGTGCGTCACTCTCCGGCTTCCTGCGCACCATCGTCGAAGTGCGCGTCGCCACCACCGAGCAGCTCACCTACAGCGAGTTCATCTACTCCCTGCCCAACCCCACGAATTTCAACCTGCTTTCCGTCGAGCCGCTCGAAGGCCAGGTCTGCCTGGAGATCAGTCCCCTGATCATCTACCCCATCCTCGACCGACTCATGGGGGGGACCAACTCCGAACTCTTCATTCCCCAGCGCCCGCTGACCATGATCGAGCAGCGCCTCGTCAACCGCCTCACGACGCGTGCGCTCACCACCCTCAACGAAGCCTGGACCGACCTCGTCGAAGTCGAGTTCAAGGTCGCCGAGTTCGAGAGCAATCCCCACCTCGTGCAGATCGTCGCCCCCAACGAGATCGTCGTGGTCATCGGATTCGAGATCAAAATGGGAGGACGCGCCGGCACCATGAGCCTCTGCATTCCCTTCAACGTCATCGAACCCGTCGTGGACAAGCTCGTGACCCAGGGCTGGCTTGCCTACCAGCGCCGCTCCACCGCCACCGATCGCTCCGAGGAAATCGCCCGCGCACTGGGCGCCACCTACGTCGATGTCGAAGCGTACCTCGCCGAGACCACCATCACCGTGAACGAGCTTCTCAGCCTCGCCCCCGGCGACCTCATCCAGACCGGCAAGCCCCACGAAAGCGAGATCATTCTCCAGGTGGAATCGAGGAACAAGTTCGCCGGCCGGCTCGGGCGGCACAAAGAAAACCTCGCCGTCAAGATCAACCGCCGCGCGGAAGTGGAAGAGCCGCTGTAA
- the aroA gene encoding 3-phosphoshikimate 1-carboxyvinyltransferase has product MDAYRCKNVSGPLDAVVRVPGSKSLTNRALVLAALADGVSVLDNILLAEDTRIMLDALRALGIAATVDKSSLCAEITGCGGQLPESEAELFCGNSGTTIRFLAALCAAGYGHFTLDGVPRMRQRPIGALGSALQTLGCGVEYLESEGFPPLRLHAQGLRGGHVAFDAPESSQMVSAILMAAPYAGRDLFIEVTSDLPSRPFVDMTIRLMDQFGVVVLADRADSAHRSSRFVVEAPQRYRATNLAIEPDATNAMYFLAAAAVCGGRVTVEGLGDHSLQGDVRFVDVLTAMGCAVERGANRLTVNGPSDQSPLRGIDVDLGGMPDTAQTLAVIALFAEGPTRIRNIANLRVKETDRIAAMTRELTRLGARVEESADELTIHPSEQLHPVEIDTYNDHRMAMSFALAGLRVPGLVIRDPQCCEKTFPDFFLRLQVATETGRP; this is encoded by the coding sequence GTGGACGCTTACCGCTGTAAGAACGTGTCCGGCCCGCTCGATGCCGTCGTCCGTGTGCCCGGCTCCAAGAGCCTGACCAACCGCGCCCTCGTCCTTGCCGCCCTGGCCGACGGCGTCAGCGTGCTCGACAACATCCTCCTGGCCGAAGACACGCGGATCATGCTCGACGCGCTCCGCGCCCTGGGAATCGCGGCCACCGTTGACAAGTCGTCCCTCTGCGCCGAGATCACCGGCTGCGGCGGGCAACTCCCCGAGAGCGAAGCCGAACTCTTCTGCGGCAATAGCGGCACAACCATACGCTTCCTCGCCGCACTCTGCGCCGCGGGCTACGGACATTTCACCCTCGACGGCGTGCCACGCATGCGCCAGCGCCCCATCGGCGCGCTGGGTTCCGCGCTGCAAACACTGGGCTGCGGCGTTGAGTATCTTGAGAGCGAGGGCTTCCCGCCCCTTCGCCTGCACGCCCAGGGCCTGCGCGGCGGACACGTCGCCTTCGATGCGCCCGAATCCAGCCAGATGGTCAGCGCAATCCTGATGGCCGCGCCCTACGCCGGACGTGACCTGTTCATCGAAGTGACCAGCGATCTTCCCAGCCGCCCCTTCGTGGACATGACCATACGACTCATGGACCAGTTCGGAGTGGTCGTGCTGGCGGATCGCGCGGATTCGGCACACCGAAGCAGCCGATTCGTTGTCGAGGCGCCGCAGCGTTACCGCGCGACGAACCTTGCCATCGAACCGGACGCGACCAACGCCATGTACTTCCTCGCCGCCGCGGCCGTATGCGGGGGACGGGTCACGGTGGAAGGCCTCGGTGACCACAGCCTCCAGGGCGATGTTCGCTTTGTGGACGTTCTGACAGCCATGGGCTGCGCCGTCGAGCGCGGCGCCAATCGTCTCACCGTCAATGGCCCTTCAGATCAGTCGCCCCTTCGCGGCATCGATGTCGACCTCGGCGGCATGCCCGATACCGCGCAGACGCTGGCGGTCATCGCGCTTTTTGCCGAAGGCCCGACGCGCATCCGCAACATCGCCAACCTTCGCGTCAAGGAAACCGACCGCATCGCGGCCATGACCCGCGAGTTGACCAGGCTCGGCGCCCGGGTCGAGGAAAGCGCCGACGAATTGACCATCCACCCTTCCGAGCAACTTCACCCCGTCGAAATCGATACCTACAACGATCATCGCATGGCCATGAGCTTCGCCCTCGCCGGGCTACGCGTTCCCGGACTCGTCATCCGCGATCCGCAGTGCTGCGAAAAGACATTTCCCGATTTCTTCCTGCGTCTGCAGGTTGCGACCGAAACGGGGCGCCCATAG
- the aroF gene encoding 3-deoxy-7-phosphoheptulonate synthase: MIVVMRSTASEEEVSRVVARVEELGMVAHRSRASYRTIVGAIGPKSPQTQDQLQQLPGVDEVMAITQPYKLASREFHEADTLFDVGGVRIGGSYVNIIAGPCAIESREVLFSVGRAVRDAGATILRGGAFKPRSSPYSFSGLGREGLQLLQEAGRELGMPTITEVMDPRDVDVVCQYADILQIGARNMQNYNLLLEVGRTDKPVLIKRGFAASIGELLMSAEYVLSEGNHRVMLCERGIRTFAEETRFTLDVSAVPVIQERCHLPVFVDPSHAAGKRDLVPALALAGIAAGAAGAIVEVHSCPDRALCDGPQAVLPGNFVKLMNQIREVAKVVGKISA; encoded by the coding sequence CTGATCGTCGTCATGCGTTCCACGGCCAGCGAGGAGGAAGTCTCCCGCGTGGTCGCCCGGGTGGAGGAGCTGGGCATGGTGGCCCACCGCTCGCGGGCGTCGTACCGCACCATCGTCGGGGCCATCGGGCCGAAGTCGCCGCAGACGCAGGACCAGCTCCAGCAGCTCCCCGGCGTGGACGAGGTCATGGCCATCACCCAGCCGTACAAGTTGGCCTCGCGCGAGTTCCACGAAGCGGACACGCTGTTCGACGTGGGCGGGGTTCGCATCGGCGGGTCGTACGTCAACATTATCGCCGGGCCGTGTGCCATCGAGAGCCGCGAAGTTCTCTTCTCCGTCGGGCGGGCGGTCCGCGACGCGGGGGCGACCATCCTGCGCGGGGGGGCGTTTAAGCCACGATCATCCCCGTATTCGTTCAGCGGACTGGGGCGCGAAGGGCTGCAACTGCTCCAGGAAGCAGGTCGTGAACTGGGCATGCCCACGATCACCGAGGTCATGGACCCGCGCGACGTGGACGTGGTTTGCCAGTATGCCGACATCCTCCAGATCGGCGCTCGCAACATGCAGAACTACAACCTGCTGCTGGAGGTGGGGCGGACGGACAAGCCCGTGCTCATCAAGCGCGGTTTCGCCGCGTCCATCGGCGAGCTGCTCATGTCGGCCGAGTACGTGCTCAGCGAGGGCAACCACCGCGTGATGCTCTGCGAACGGGGCATCCGCACCTTCGCCGAGGAGACGCGTTTCACGCTGGACGTGTCGGCCGTGCCCGTCATTCAGGAGCGGTGCCACCTTCCCGTCTTCGTCGATCCCTCCCACGCCGCGGGCAAGCGCGACCTTGTGCCGGCTTTGGCTCTGGCGGGCATAGCCGCGGGCGCGGCCGGGGCGATTGTGGAAGTACACAGTTGCCCGGATCGAGCCCTGTGCGACGGCCCGCAGGCGGTCTTGCCGGGGAATTTCGTCAAGCTGATGAACCAGATACGGGAGGTTGCGAAGGTGGTGGGGAAGATAAGCGCGTAG